The following coding sequences are from one Anser cygnoides isolate HZ-2024a breed goose chromosome 10, Taihu_goose_T2T_genome, whole genome shotgun sequence window:
- the CFAP100 gene encoding cilia- and flagella-associated protein 100 isoform X2 has product MSVLSSSHSALSQETHSTGAISGSTMPSPHEESISESLSSKPGMETYLVLSEFPEEGEENPMKNPFTIPPDLDVFLIRDKERKKAKAEREKMKTMKIHEKMTYSTKVKAKQKGFRKALQKEEEEENRKQATDEERLKALQECLSWKIAIKKDYPLEKETFRDYINDRREIFLLEYAMAVKREEIQRIENIAKKEEKKLEKAEHRLEKDVAMFDEFLKENHKNSVQALKIAEKESAAKTKKITEIQMINSQINNLQSDISRFENTLQEYKIYKDFLYQLSPKEWQEERVKKNTKQLKTASKANKGSASPPTAAEEGYTDAPSSLLSAESLNLRLLREIRPQLKSLLKPLSTKKTSSLEERDSETCSDEEDEEPELYFTDPQQLLSIFTEMEEENLSFIQNSQEIEECLDELQNTFITTHQRTEQEIGQLKQDMVNLKSAIAKEEERAADLKHRVQVFSSEEHNADVQDKMLTSLNKKVQEVYSQCIGDNEANLPTLQMLAAIEKQLNDLLDNLERVPPEKIAQIEKAKEKERRIRLREEKLKQQKKLQEERLQRALERAQATIKIKTGRRLMFRSSPPAKKEKKKRSQEQMDKEKEELLYYFT; this is encoded by the exons ATGTCTGTGTTGTCCAGCAGTCATTCAGCCTTATCACAAGAAACCCACAGTACTGGAGCAATTTCTG GGTCAACAATGCCATCTCCACATGAAGAGTCAATCTCTGAAAGTCTCTCTTCCAAACCTGGAATGGAAACATACCTTGTGCTGTCAG AATTCCCAGAAGAGGGTGAAGAAAACCCAatgaaaaatccttttacaattCCTCCGGATCTTGATGTTTTCTTAATAAgggacaaggaaagaaaaaaggctaaGGCG GAACGTGAAAAGATGAAGACCATGAAAATCCATGAGAAAATGACATACTCCACTaaagtaaaagcaaagcaaaaagggTTCAGGAAAGCTCtgcaaaaggaggaggaggaagaaaacagaaaacaggcaacagatgaagaaagactgaaagcTCTTCAGGAGTGTCTTTCGTGGAAGATAGCCATTAAAAAAG aTTACCCATTAGAAAAGGAGACCTTCCGCGACTACATAaatgacagaagagaaatatttttacttgaG TATGCCATGGCAGTGAAGAGAGAGGAGATTCAAAGGATAGAGAACATagcaaagaaagaggaaaaaaagctggaaaaggcTGAACACCGCCTGGAGAAGGATGTTGCCATGTTTGATGAGTTCCTGAAGGAGAACCACAAAAATTCCGTTCAAGCCCTGAAAAT TGCTGAAAAAGAATCTGcagcaaagacaaagaaaataacagagatCCAGATGATCAATTCCCAAATAAACAACCTCCAAAG TGACATATCCAGATTTGAGAATACTCTGCAAGAGTACAAGATCTACAAGGACTTCCTCTATCAGCTATCTCCAAAAGAGTGGCAGGAGGAACGCGtgaaaaagaacacaaagcaGTTGAAAACAGCCTCCAAAGCTAACAAAGGAAGTGCCTCCCCTCCTACTGCTGCAGAGGAGG GTTATACAGATGCGCCAAGTTCTCTGCTGTCTGCAGAAAGTTTGAATTTAAGGCTATTACGTGAGATCAGGCCACAGCTCAAAAGCCTCCTGAAGCCTCTCTCAACAAAAAAAAC aagTTCCCTGGAAGAGCGAGACAGCGAAACCTGCTCAGACGAAGAAGATGAG GAGCCTGAGCTATATTTTACTGATCCCCAACAACTGCTGTCTATTTTCACGGAGATGGAGGAAGAGAACTTGTCCTTCATCCAGAATTCCCAGGAGATAGAGGAATGTTTGGATGAGCTCCAAAACACTTTCATCACCACACACCAAAGGAC GGAGCAAGAGATAGGACAGCTGAAGCAGGATATGGTCAACCTCAAATCCGCCATCGCCAAAGAAGAAGAGAGGGCAGCAGATCTGAAGCACAGAGTTCaagtcttttcttctgaagaacaCAATGCTGATGTCCAG GACAAAATGCTCACAAGCTTGAACAAAAAGGTGCAGGAGGTCTACAGCCAGTGCATTGGAGACAATGAGGCAAACCTGCCGACACTGCAGATGCTAGCAGCGATAGAAAAACAGCTCAATGATTTACTGGACAACCTGGAGAGAGTCCCACCAGAAAAGATAGCACAGATTGAGAAAGCCAAAGAAAAGGAACGGAGGATAAG GCTCAGAGAGGAAAAGCTAAAGCAACAGAAGAAGCTGCAGGAGGAAAGATTGCAACGGGCCCTTGAAAGAGCACAGGCaaccataaaaataaag aCTGGCAGGAGGCTGATGTTCCGCTCCAGCCCACCCgccaagaaggaaaagaagaagcgCAGCCAAGAACAAATGGAtaaggagaaggaagaactACTCTATTATTTCACTTGA
- the CFAP100 gene encoding cilia- and flagella-associated protein 100 isoform X3 codes for MSVLSSSHSALSQETHSTGAISGSTMPSPHEESISESLSSKPGMETYLVLSEFPEEGEENPMKNPFTIPPDLDVFLIRDKERKKAKAEREKMKTMKIHEKMTYSTKVKAKQKGFRKALQKEEEEENRKQATDEERLKALQECLSWKIAIKKDYPLEKETFRDYINDRREIFLLEYAMAVKREEIQRIENIAKKEEKKLEKAEHRLEKDVAMFDEFLKENHKNSVQALKIAEKESAAKTKKITEIQMINSQINNLQSDISRFENTLQEYKIYKDFLYQLSPKEWQEERVKKNTKQLKTASKANKGSASPPTAAEEGYTDAPSSLLSAESLNLRLLREIRPQLKSLLKPLSTKKTSLEERDSETCSDEEDEEPELYFTDPQQLLSIFTEMEEENLSFIQNSQEIEECLDELQNTFITTHQRTEQEIGQLKQDMVNLKSAIAKEEERAADLKHRVQVFSSEEHNADVQDKMLTSLNKKVQEVYSQCIGDNEANLPTLQMLAAIEKQLNDLLDNLERVPPEKIAQIEKAKEKERRIRLREEKLKQQKKLQEERLQRALERAQATIKIKTGRRLMFRSSPPAKKEKKKRSQEQMDKEKEELLYYFT; via the exons ATGTCTGTGTTGTCCAGCAGTCATTCAGCCTTATCACAAGAAACCCACAGTACTGGAGCAATTTCTG GGTCAACAATGCCATCTCCACATGAAGAGTCAATCTCTGAAAGTCTCTCTTCCAAACCTGGAATGGAAACATACCTTGTGCTGTCAG AATTCCCAGAAGAGGGTGAAGAAAACCCAatgaaaaatccttttacaattCCTCCGGATCTTGATGTTTTCTTAATAAgggacaaggaaagaaaaaaggctaaGGCG GAACGTGAAAAGATGAAGACCATGAAAATCCATGAGAAAATGACATACTCCACTaaagtaaaagcaaagcaaaaagggTTCAGGAAAGCTCtgcaaaaggaggaggaggaagaaaacagaaaacaggcaacagatgaagaaagactgaaagcTCTTCAGGAGTGTCTTTCGTGGAAGATAGCCATTAAAAAAG aTTACCCATTAGAAAAGGAGACCTTCCGCGACTACATAaatgacagaagagaaatatttttacttgaG TATGCCATGGCAGTGAAGAGAGAGGAGATTCAAAGGATAGAGAACATagcaaagaaagaggaaaaaaagctggaaaaggcTGAACACCGCCTGGAGAAGGATGTTGCCATGTTTGATGAGTTCCTGAAGGAGAACCACAAAAATTCCGTTCAAGCCCTGAAAAT TGCTGAAAAAGAATCTGcagcaaagacaaagaaaataacagagatCCAGATGATCAATTCCCAAATAAACAACCTCCAAAG TGACATATCCAGATTTGAGAATACTCTGCAAGAGTACAAGATCTACAAGGACTTCCTCTATCAGCTATCTCCAAAAGAGTGGCAGGAGGAACGCGtgaaaaagaacacaaagcaGTTGAAAACAGCCTCCAAAGCTAACAAAGGAAGTGCCTCCCCTCCTACTGCTGCAGAGGAGG GTTATACAGATGCGCCAAGTTCTCTGCTGTCTGCAGAAAGTTTGAATTTAAGGCTATTACGTGAGATCAGGCCACAGCTCAAAAGCCTCCTGAAGCCTCTCTCAACAAAAAAAAC TTCCCTGGAAGAGCGAGACAGCGAAACCTGCTCAGACGAAGAAGATGAG GAGCCTGAGCTATATTTTACTGATCCCCAACAACTGCTGTCTATTTTCACGGAGATGGAGGAAGAGAACTTGTCCTTCATCCAGAATTCCCAGGAGATAGAGGAATGTTTGGATGAGCTCCAAAACACTTTCATCACCACACACCAAAGGAC GGAGCAAGAGATAGGACAGCTGAAGCAGGATATGGTCAACCTCAAATCCGCCATCGCCAAAGAAGAAGAGAGGGCAGCAGATCTGAAGCACAGAGTTCaagtcttttcttctgaagaacaCAATGCTGATGTCCAG GACAAAATGCTCACAAGCTTGAACAAAAAGGTGCAGGAGGTCTACAGCCAGTGCATTGGAGACAATGAGGCAAACCTGCCGACACTGCAGATGCTAGCAGCGATAGAAAAACAGCTCAATGATTTACTGGACAACCTGGAGAGAGTCCCACCAGAAAAGATAGCACAGATTGAGAAAGCCAAAGAAAAGGAACGGAGGATAAG GCTCAGAGAGGAAAAGCTAAAGCAACAGAAGAAGCTGCAGGAGGAAAGATTGCAACGGGCCCTTGAAAGAGCACAGGCaaccataaaaataaag aCTGGCAGGAGGCTGATGTTCCGCTCCAGCCCACCCgccaagaaggaaaagaagaagcgCAGCCAAGAACAAATGGAtaaggagaaggaagaactACTCTATTATTTCACTTGA
- the CFAP100 gene encoding cilia- and flagella-associated protein 100 isoform X1 — MSVLSSSHSALSQETHSTGAISGSTMPSPHEESISESLSSKPGMETYLVLSEFPEEGEENPMKNPFTIPPDLDVFLIRDKERKKAKAEREKMKTMKIHEKMTYSTKVKAKQKGFRKALQKEEEEENRKQATDEERLKALQECLSWKIAIKKDYPLEKETFRDYINDRREIFLLEYAMAVKREEIQRIENIAKKEEKKLEKAEHRLEKDVAMFDEFLKENHKNSVQALKIAEKESAAKTKKITEIQMINSQINNLQSDISRFENTLQEYKIYKDFLYQLSPKEWQEERVKKNTKQLKTASKANKGSASPPTAAEEGKCHGRAAHSSPGQLHALSLHPFLCPGPDLTARINAACPYTTGYTDAPSSLLSAESLNLRLLREIRPQLKSLLKPLSTKKTSSLEERDSETCSDEEDEEPELYFTDPQQLLSIFTEMEEENLSFIQNSQEIEECLDELQNTFITTHQRTEQEIGQLKQDMVNLKSAIAKEEERAADLKHRVQVFSSEEHNADVQDKMLTSLNKKVQEVYSQCIGDNEANLPTLQMLAAIEKQLNDLLDNLERVPPEKIAQIEKAKEKERRIRLREEKLKQQKKLQEERLQRALERAQATIKIKTGRRLMFRSSPPAKKEKKKRSQEQMDKEKEELLYYFT, encoded by the exons ATGTCTGTGTTGTCCAGCAGTCATTCAGCCTTATCACAAGAAACCCACAGTACTGGAGCAATTTCTG GGTCAACAATGCCATCTCCACATGAAGAGTCAATCTCTGAAAGTCTCTCTTCCAAACCTGGAATGGAAACATACCTTGTGCTGTCAG AATTCCCAGAAGAGGGTGAAGAAAACCCAatgaaaaatccttttacaattCCTCCGGATCTTGATGTTTTCTTAATAAgggacaaggaaagaaaaaaggctaaGGCG GAACGTGAAAAGATGAAGACCATGAAAATCCATGAGAAAATGACATACTCCACTaaagtaaaagcaaagcaaaaagggTTCAGGAAAGCTCtgcaaaaggaggaggaggaagaaaacagaaaacaggcaacagatgaagaaagactgaaagcTCTTCAGGAGTGTCTTTCGTGGAAGATAGCCATTAAAAAAG aTTACCCATTAGAAAAGGAGACCTTCCGCGACTACATAaatgacagaagagaaatatttttacttgaG TATGCCATGGCAGTGAAGAGAGAGGAGATTCAAAGGATAGAGAACATagcaaagaaagaggaaaaaaagctggaaaaggcTGAACACCGCCTGGAGAAGGATGTTGCCATGTTTGATGAGTTCCTGAAGGAGAACCACAAAAATTCCGTTCAAGCCCTGAAAAT TGCTGAAAAAGAATCTGcagcaaagacaaagaaaataacagagatCCAGATGATCAATTCCCAAATAAACAACCTCCAAAG TGACATATCCAGATTTGAGAATACTCTGCAAGAGTACAAGATCTACAAGGACTTCCTCTATCAGCTATCTCCAAAAGAGTGGCAGGAGGAACGCGtgaaaaagaacacaaagcaGTTGAAAACAGCCTCCAAAGCTAACAAAGGAAGTGCCTCCCCTCCTACTGCTGCAGAGGAGGGTAAGTGCCATGGAAGAGCTGCCCACTCTTCACCAGGACAGCTCCATGCTTTAAGTCTACACCCCTTCTTGTGTCCAGGCCCAGACCTGACAGCTAGGATTAATGCTGCCTGTCCGTACACTACAGGTTATACAGATGCGCCAAGTTCTCTGCTGTCTGCAGAAAGTTTGAATTTAAGGCTATTACGTGAGATCAGGCCACAGCTCAAAAGCCTCCTGAAGCCTCTCTCAACAAAAAAAAC aagTTCCCTGGAAGAGCGAGACAGCGAAACCTGCTCAGACGAAGAAGATGAG GAGCCTGAGCTATATTTTACTGATCCCCAACAACTGCTGTCTATTTTCACGGAGATGGAGGAAGAGAACTTGTCCTTCATCCAGAATTCCCAGGAGATAGAGGAATGTTTGGATGAGCTCCAAAACACTTTCATCACCACACACCAAAGGAC GGAGCAAGAGATAGGACAGCTGAAGCAGGATATGGTCAACCTCAAATCCGCCATCGCCAAAGAAGAAGAGAGGGCAGCAGATCTGAAGCACAGAGTTCaagtcttttcttctgaagaacaCAATGCTGATGTCCAG GACAAAATGCTCACAAGCTTGAACAAAAAGGTGCAGGAGGTCTACAGCCAGTGCATTGGAGACAATGAGGCAAACCTGCCGACACTGCAGATGCTAGCAGCGATAGAAAAACAGCTCAATGATTTACTGGACAACCTGGAGAGAGTCCCACCAGAAAAGATAGCACAGATTGAGAAAGCCAAAGAAAAGGAACGGAGGATAAG GCTCAGAGAGGAAAAGCTAAAGCAACAGAAGAAGCTGCAGGAGGAAAGATTGCAACGGGCCCTTGAAAGAGCACAGGCaaccataaaaataaag aCTGGCAGGAGGCTGATGTTCCGCTCCAGCCCACCCgccaagaaggaaaagaagaagcgCAGCCAAGAACAAATGGAtaaggagaaggaagaactACTCTATTATTTCACTTGA